CAGCGAAGGGGAGCGCCGGGCTTGGGGTCTAGCTCTTCTAGTTCGCTACTATCGCCTTCATTGCCAGAGACGGCGAAAACCTGCCCTTGGTGGCGGGCGCGGCGTTCGGCCTTAAGCATAGGGCCAAAATCGCGGCCGAAGATCACGATAATAGGGATAAAGAGGAGGGTAAAGAAAGAGTAATAAGAATATTGGAGCGAAGAGAGAAAAACCGAATAGGCCGAGGGCGGCTGGCCGATTCCCTCTAGGCTAGGGAGCGCATCTTCGATATAACCGAGTTCGGCACCGATCCAGGTGGTAATAAAAGCGATAGCGGCGATAGGGGCGGCCGTACTATCTACAATATAGGCGAGTTTTTCTCTAGAAATCTTGTACTTATCGCTAAGGGGGCGGATCGTATTACCAACAATTAGGCTATTGGCATAATCATCAAAGAAGATGGCGATACCGAGGAACCAAGCGACCAACTGGGTACTTTTGGGGCCACGGGCTAGGGGGGCTAGCTGTTTGACAATGCCGGCCATACCGCCATTTCGGGAAATCAGGGCCACCACTCCGCCAATCATCATCGAGAAGAGGACCACCGAGAGGTGACCACTATCAGACATGGCCTTAATAATATAAGTATCGAGCACACTGAAGAAGCTTTTAACGATCAGGTAGGGCTCTAGGGGCATCCCGCTAATGATCCAGGCGCCAGAAAAGATGCCGAGGAAAAGGGCTAGGACCACCTGTTTAAATAGCAGGGCGATTAGGATGGCGACAAGGGGAGGGAGAATAGACCACCAAAGCGGGATGGGTTTGACGCGGATGCTGCCGTCAGTACGTTTGCGGAGATGGACCAGCTTATGTGTTTTTTGTCGCCCCGATTGGCTAGAGAGCTGATAAAGCTCACCTTGGAGTTGGGGCTCAATTTGTTTTTGGCTTTTTCCATCTTTAAATAAGAGGAGTTGTTCTTCTCCGTTGATGGATATTTTGCCTAAAAAGGGCTTTTGATTAACCACAGAAAAGCGGAGGAAGCTCTCTTCATTTTCCTGGATACATTCGTACTGAAAGCTAGCGATGCCGAGCGTATCGTATTGAGGGATCGTATCTCTTTTGACGTTAATTTGGGCAAGGCTATCGGCTAATAGTTGGATATGGGCCTGGGCGATAGAATCTTGGCGGAGACTATCGGCTTGATTGCTCGGAGGGCTTTGGGCGAGCAAGTTAGCGGCCAAGAATAGCGTGATTAGGGTCCAAAAAAAAGTTTTCATTAACGGGCTATTATTGGGCATAAAAAAAGGCTAGGGGGTGGCCTGCCTGTTTATTGCCCAAATGATTGATTGCAAAATCGCTTAATTGGGCGCTTAAAATAATGGATTTTAAAAAAATTAAAGAGAATTGCTCCACAAACTTCTGGAAAATGGCTGGGAATCTAGTCTAGCTGAGCTAGCGGCCAAAAAAACAAAGAAAATAAATGGGGAGGAAAACCCCACAGCTTCTTCTACCGTAACAATTTGGGTAATCAAAAGGGCGGCGGCCTTAAGTTTCTTAAAAAAGCCAGCTTTTGTGACAGTTGAAAATTTTAAATACATTACATTTGCCAAATTTTAATTTGTTTATTATTGGTTCTGTGATGTTTTGCACCTTTAAAGCTCTTTTTGGCGGTTAGTTTTGTGTATAGAGATTGATTTCCCCCCTCATTCTATAAAATTGTATGGCTATGGCAGCAAGAGCAGCAACAGAAAAATACTACTACAGTCGGTACATGCTGGTCCAAGAAGAGCAAA
This genomic interval from Saprospira grandis contains the following:
- a CDS encoding Na+/H+ antiporter NhaC family protein: MKTFFWTLITLFLAANLLAQSPPSNQADSLRQDSIAQAHIQLLADSLAQINVKRDTIPQYDTLGIASFQYECIQENEESFLRFSVVNQKPFLGKISINGEEQLLLFKDGKSQKQIEPQLQGELYQLSSQSGRQKTHKLVHLRKRTDGSIRVKPIPLWWSILPPLVAILIALLFKQVVLALFLGIFSGAWIISGMPLEPYLIVKSFFSVLDTYIIKAMSDSGHLSVVLFSMMIGGVVALISRNGGMAGIVKQLAPLARGPKSTQLVAWFLGIAIFFDDYANSLIVGNTIRPLSDKYKISREKLAYIVDSTAAPIAAIAFITTWIGAELGYIEDALPSLEGIGQPPSAYSVFLSSLQYSYYSFFTLLFIPIIVIFGRDFGPMLKAERRARHQGQVFAVSGNEGDSSELEELDPKPGAPLRWINGLLPILVVVLGTLLGLIDTGMNSCYQSLIGKGLTLESNSWELVWQELGYLEADLSQGLAAAKNEAMAISDLRKLGILIGSSDSYSALLWASLSAIIVAIFLSMIQGILKLGEGLELMVSGFKTMVPALLILVFAWSLALTTEELGTAEFLTSSLEGNLSPYFLPVVIFILSALIAFSTGSSWSTMAILYPIAIPMTWELCRANGLPMETTWALLYNNIAIVLSASVLGDHCSPISDTTILSSLASNCRHIDHVRTQLPYALTVGAVSLACGYASTAFAIPFTICFPVGLAVLLLVVIFFGKSVKKNPDAEDTPPDHPPLDTEQE